One Burkholderia cepacia genomic window carries:
- a CDS encoding NADPH-dependent F420 reductase, which produces MKIAFLGGGNFGGNLAELLVAAGHDVVVGLRDPGRARPRARYRVASLEEAAAHGDVVVIAVLYQACADVLPPLARQLAGKIVVDATNALHDDWSPLPLGADDSAAQQIGRLLPGVRLVKCFNTVFADIMTPKRIDRAGHAVTAFIAGDDAEANAAVAEIAASAGFAPLVTGALNNARYLEAMAHLNIQIAVVRGGGTNAGFVYHRVGA; this is translated from the coding sequence ATGAAGATCGCATTTCTCGGTGGCGGAAATTTCGGCGGGAATCTGGCCGAGCTGCTCGTCGCGGCCGGACATGACGTGGTGGTCGGGTTGCGCGACCCCGGACGGGCGCGGCCTCGGGCGCGTTACCGGGTAGCGTCGCTGGAGGAAGCGGCGGCGCACGGAGACGTCGTCGTCATCGCGGTCCTCTATCAGGCATGCGCCGACGTGTTGCCGCCGCTTGCCCGGCAGTTGGCCGGCAAGATCGTTGTTGATGCAACGAATGCGCTGCACGACGACTGGTCGCCCCTCCCGCTGGGCGCCGACGATTCCGCCGCGCAGCAGATCGGCCGCTTGTTGCCGGGCGTTCGCCTGGTGAAGTGTTTCAACACGGTGTTCGCCGACATCATGACGCCGAAGCGCATCGATCGAGCCGGACATGCGGTGACCGCATTCATCGCGGGCGACGATGCCGAGGCCAATGCGGCAGTCGCGGAGATCGCCGCGAGCGCGGGATTTGCGCCGCTCGTTACCGGAGCCTTGAACAACGCCCGCTATCTCGAGGCGATGGCGCATCTCAACATTCAGATCGCGGTCGTTCGGGGTGGCGGAACGAATGCGGGCTTCGTGTATCACCGGGTCGGCGCGTAG
- a CDS encoding winged helix-turn-helix transcriptional regulator codes for MSKKIELPPDAFLKVCPSRAVLSRIGQKWTVLTMVALQNGPMRFGDIRRRLEGVSQKMLTQTLRAMERDGLIERNVYDELPLRVEYTLSGLALTLLPLVVALKAWAEDALHAIEANNQAFDRKYPA; via the coding sequence ATGTCGAAGAAGATCGAACTGCCGCCGGATGCGTTCCTGAAGGTCTGTCCGTCCCGCGCGGTGCTGTCTCGCATCGGGCAGAAATGGACCGTGCTGACCATGGTCGCACTGCAGAACGGGCCGATGCGTTTCGGCGACATCCGGCGCCGCCTCGAGGGCGTGTCGCAAAAGATGCTGACCCAGACGCTGCGCGCGATGGAGCGCGACGGCCTGATCGAGCGGAACGTCTATGACGAACTGCCGTTGCGCGTCGAGTACACGCTGAGCGGGCTGGCGCTCACGCTCCTGCCGCTCGTCGTCGCGCTGAAGGCCTGGGCGGAGGATGCGCTGCACGCGATCGAGGCGAACAACCAGGCGTTCGATCGCAAATATCCGGCCTGA
- a CDS encoding cholesterol oxidase substrate-binding domain-containing protein, with protein sequence MAKLAAAGVVAGWTPIYQVAANAATAGATPPGFPGDIPLYKQAFQNWSGEIVVQDVWTAAPRSADDVVATVNWARANGYRVRPRGYMHNWSPLTLDPGVAPANLVLLDTTKSLTAVSVDTSTRPARVTAQTGVSLETLLAKLEDYGLGVVAAPAPGDITLGGALAIDAHGTAVPAVGETLQPGHTYGSLSNLVLSLTAVVFDPASRQYALRTFQRNDPDIGAFLAHIGRALVVEVTLAAGPNQRLRCQSFIDIPASELFSANASQGRTVASFLDQSGRLEAIWFPFTTCPWLKVWTLQPSKPLLSRAVTQPYNYPFSDSIPQSLSDLVKRIIIGGEGSLTPLFGQTQYAITTAGLGLTLSVDIWGWSRTVLQYIRPTTLRVTANGYAVLARRADVQRVVSEFVQYYQNRVDAYKARGEYPMNGPVEIRITGLDKPADAGAGAVVPTLSALKPRPDHPEWDVAVWFDILTLPGTPAADRFYREIEQWMLANYSGAYATVRPEWSKGWAYTDTAAWQDDTMITTTIPNLQSAGQPAASNWDAARATLERYDPQRIFRSPLLDRLMP encoded by the coding sequence ATGGCCAAGCTCGCGGCAGCCGGTGTCGTTGCCGGCTGGACGCCGATCTACCAGGTTGCCGCGAACGCGGCGACGGCCGGCGCGACGCCGCCCGGCTTCCCCGGAGACATCCCGCTCTACAAGCAGGCGTTCCAGAACTGGAGCGGCGAGATCGTCGTGCAGGACGTATGGACCGCCGCGCCGCGCTCCGCCGACGACGTCGTCGCGACGGTCAACTGGGCGCGTGCGAACGGCTACCGGGTGCGCCCGCGCGGCTACATGCACAACTGGTCGCCGCTGACGCTCGATCCGGGCGTCGCCCCCGCGAACCTCGTGCTGCTCGACACGACGAAGTCGCTGACCGCGGTGTCCGTCGACACGTCGACGCGGCCGGCGCGCGTCACCGCGCAAACGGGCGTCTCGCTGGAGACGCTGCTCGCGAAGCTCGAGGATTACGGCCTCGGCGTCGTCGCCGCGCCCGCGCCGGGCGACATTACACTCGGCGGCGCGCTCGCGATCGACGCGCACGGCACCGCCGTGCCCGCGGTCGGCGAAACCTTGCAGCCCGGCCACACCTACGGCTCATTGAGCAACCTGGTGCTCTCGCTGACCGCGGTCGTGTTCGATCCAGCCAGCCGGCAATACGCGCTGCGCACGTTCCAGCGCAACGATCCCGACATCGGCGCGTTCCTCGCGCACATCGGCCGGGCGCTCGTCGTCGAGGTCACGCTGGCGGCCGGGCCGAACCAGCGGCTGCGCTGCCAGAGCTTCATCGACATTCCGGCCTCCGAACTGTTTTCCGCCAACGCGTCGCAGGGCCGCACCGTCGCGTCGTTTCTCGATCAGTCGGGCCGGCTGGAAGCGATCTGGTTCCCGTTCACGACTTGCCCGTGGCTCAAGGTCTGGACCCTGCAGCCCAGCAAGCCGCTGCTGTCGCGCGCCGTCACGCAGCCGTACAACTACCCGTTCTCCGATTCGATCCCGCAATCGCTGTCGGATCTCGTCAAGCGGATCATCATCGGCGGCGAGGGCTCGCTCACGCCGCTGTTCGGCCAGACGCAATACGCGATCACGACCGCCGGTCTCGGGCTCACGCTCAGCGTGGACATCTGGGGCTGGTCGCGCACCGTGCTGCAGTACATCCGCCCGACGACGCTGCGCGTCACCGCGAACGGCTACGCGGTGCTCGCACGGCGCGCCGACGTGCAGCGCGTGGTCAGCGAGTTCGTCCAGTACTATCAGAACCGCGTCGACGCGTACAAGGCGCGCGGCGAATACCCGATGAACGGCCCCGTCGAGATTCGCATCACCGGCCTCGACAAGCCCGCCGATGCCGGCGCCGGCGCGGTGGTCCCGACGCTGTCCGCGCTCAAGCCGCGGCCCGACCATCCGGAATGGGACGTCGCCGTCTGGTTCGACATCCTGACGCTGCCGGGCACGCCCGCCGCCGATCGCTTCTATCGCGAGATCGAGCAGTGGATGCTCGCGAACTACAGCGGCGCGTACGCGACGGTGCGTCCCGAATGGTCGAAGGGCTGGGCCTACACCGACACGGCCGCATGGCAGGACGACACGATGATCACCACCACGATCCCGAATCTGCAGAGTGCGGGCCAGCCCGCCGCGAGCAACTGGGACGCGGCGCGCGCGACCCTCGAGCGCTACGACCCGCAGCGGATCTTCCGGTCGCCGCTGCTGGATCGGTTGATGCCGTAG
- a CDS encoding alpha/beta fold hydrolase, whose amino-acid sequence MPASRLSSALSIVDDGAAVAAPEDRSYAHRVFWIAGYARSSDGARRVSEHLGAGWRVCELDADPSCDAPPTVEWLAARLLERIVALQPRGPYRLAGWASGGLLAYEVATQLAGRDETVAFLGIADASLSTADAAARPGHAADVPAGERLVELVAESNAAGGVAARSRDMRRAEWLRLFDGEADGGQANGGGIDPRELIADAATSDFAEIASRCRDAGLLPPGLRGLSDAQLLRWLDRWAALDHAFAHYEPFSLSMPVHWFELRSAGAAAALPDRADGWAARLEPGEIRVVDVPARHASAGGAAPALGRAIAHALQDERRAAAGGGEQNAHPPEASYSPHLPIQRGAPGRRPVVLIPGAGDNVATFLPFTIAAEPGWPMHGLQPRGLDGVLAPYASVDAAATAYLPVVERLAADARAPVHLIGHSFGGWVAMEIACRLQAIGRPPASLTIVDTEAPASAGRLGRQYTFASVVWNLARALEQATGRPLGIERDALFRADRRGQWAMLHRGMVDARIIRSGAGLHDVQGIVRTYGTALRTAYRPADVYAGCATLVLAADGDDAERGFVPDDVLSGWRRFAPRMAMWRCPGNHYTMIRPPHVERFAQWWQQAVRSAGDPAAAAAGAALGLASN is encoded by the coding sequence GTGCCTGCTTCACGCTTGTCATCGGCCTTGTCGATCGTCGATGACGGGGCTGCGGTCGCCGCGCCTGAAGATCGATCGTATGCGCACCGCGTCTTCTGGATCGCGGGCTATGCACGCTCGAGCGACGGCGCGCGGCGCGTCTCCGAGCATCTCGGCGCGGGCTGGCGCGTGTGCGAGCTGGACGCCGACCCGTCGTGCGATGCGCCACCGACCGTCGAATGGCTTGCCGCACGCCTGCTCGAGCGCATCGTCGCGCTCCAGCCGCGCGGGCCGTACCGGCTCGCGGGCTGGGCGTCCGGCGGCCTGCTCGCCTACGAAGTGGCGACCCAGCTGGCCGGGCGGGACGAGACCGTCGCGTTTCTCGGCATCGCGGATGCGTCGCTGTCGACGGCGGACGCGGCCGCCCGGCCCGGGCATGCCGCCGACGTGCCGGCCGGCGAGCGTCTCGTCGAACTGGTCGCCGAATCGAATGCAGCCGGCGGCGTTGCCGCCCGTTCGCGCGACATGCGGCGGGCCGAATGGCTGCGGCTGTTCGATGGCGAAGCGGACGGTGGCCAAGCGAATGGCGGCGGGATCGATCCACGCGAACTGATCGCGGACGCGGCGACGTCGGATTTTGCCGAGATCGCGTCCCGGTGCCGCGACGCGGGGCTGCTGCCGCCCGGGTTGCGGGGCCTGAGCGATGCGCAACTGCTGCGATGGCTCGACCGCTGGGCGGCGCTCGATCATGCGTTTGCACACTACGAGCCGTTTTCGCTGTCGATGCCGGTTCACTGGTTCGAGCTGCGCAGTGCCGGCGCCGCCGCCGCGCTGCCGGATCGTGCGGACGGCTGGGCGGCGCGGCTCGAGCCCGGCGAGATCCGCGTGGTTGACGTGCCGGCGCGGCACGCGTCGGCGGGCGGCGCCGCGCCGGCGCTCGGCCGCGCGATCGCGCATGCGTTGCAGGACGAGCGCCGCGCGGCTGCCGGCGGCGGTGAGCAGAACGCGCACCCGCCGGAGGCGAGCTATTCGCCGCACCTGCCGATCCAGCGCGGGGCGCCGGGCCGCCGGCCGGTCGTGCTGATTCCGGGCGCAGGCGACAACGTCGCGACGTTCCTGCCGTTCACGATCGCGGCGGAGCCGGGCTGGCCGATGCACGGCCTTCAGCCGCGCGGCCTCGACGGCGTGCTCGCGCCGTATGCGAGCGTCGACGCCGCGGCGACGGCATACCTGCCCGTCGTCGAACGGCTGGCGGCCGACGCGCGCGCGCCGGTGCATCTGATCGGCCATTCGTTCGGCGGCTGGGTCGCGATGGAAATCGCGTGCCGGCTGCAGGCGATCGGCCGTCCGCCCGCGTCGCTGACGATCGTCGACACCGAGGCGCCGGCGTCGGCAGGCCGGCTGGGGCGCCAGTACACGTTCGCGAGCGTCGTGTGGAATCTCGCCCGCGCGCTCGAACAGGCCACGGGCCGCCCGCTCGGCATCGAGCGCGATGCGCTGTTTCGCGCGGACCGGCGCGGGCAATGGGCGATGCTCCATCGCGGGATGGTCGACGCCCGCATCATCCGCAGCGGCGCCGGGCTGCATGACGTGCAGGGCATCGTGCGCACCTACGGGACGGCGCTGCGCACCGCGTACCGTCCGGCCGACGTCTATGCGGGGTGCGCGACGCTCGTGCTCGCCGCCGACGGTGACGACGCGGAGCGCGGCTTCGTGCCCGATGACGTGCTGTCCGGCTGGCGGCGCTTCGCGCCGCGGATGGCCATGTGGCGCTGTCCGGGCAATCACTACACGATGATTCGGCCGCCGCACGTCGAGCGCTTCGCGCAATGGTGGCAGCAGGCGGTGCGCAGCGCCGGCGATCCTGCTGCGGCCGCCGCCGGGGCCGCGCTCGGACTGGCATCGAACTGA
- a CDS encoding LuxR family transcriptional regulator, which translates to MVEIFTKLGKVISSAGSERFASDMHALLAESIPLAITGISEWTLNEPEGKVVDVQSLGASGAPRDDPRMVPPAAQVERDPAGHPLLNWIVSASDRQLIHINPPARRGDGSSMMPLRETGAGFQCHLVSRKANRRYVISLHRTSSHRDFSLQEMSFLKNFADTLLPLVEWHASTWRHGTVAGAAPRDPAAGAPGVEALRRDFESRLARSAVVLSARESEVCLGLLAGKMLREMAGELGLKESTVETYIKRAAVKLGISGRHGLRKWMIDERVPCASAA; encoded by the coding sequence ATGGTCGAAATCTTCACGAAGCTCGGAAAGGTGATTTCGAGCGCGGGAAGCGAGCGGTTCGCATCCGACATGCACGCGCTGCTGGCCGAGTCGATTCCGCTCGCGATCACAGGAATCAGCGAATGGACGCTCAATGAACCGGAAGGCAAGGTCGTCGACGTGCAATCGCTCGGCGCGTCCGGCGCCCCCCGCGACGATCCGCGGATGGTGCCGCCCGCGGCGCAGGTCGAGCGGGACCCGGCCGGGCATCCGCTGCTGAACTGGATCGTGAGCGCCAGTGACCGTCAGCTGATTCACATCAACCCGCCCGCGCGGCGCGGCGACGGCAGCAGCATGATGCCGCTGCGCGAGACAGGCGCGGGATTCCAGTGTCATCTCGTGTCGCGCAAGGCGAATCGCCGCTACGTGATCTCGCTGCATCGCACGTCGTCACATCGCGACTTCTCGTTGCAGGAGATGTCGTTCCTGAAGAACTTCGCCGATACGCTGCTGCCGCTCGTCGAGTGGCACGCGTCGACGTGGCGTCACGGCACAGTCGCAGGCGCGGCGCCGCGCGATCCGGCGGCGGGCGCACCGGGTGTCGAGGCGCTGCGCCGCGACTTCGAATCGCGGCTCGCGCGCTCGGCGGTCGTGCTGTCGGCGCGCGAAAGCGAAGTGTGCCTCGGCCTGCTCGCGGGCAAGATGCTGCGCGAGATGGCGGGCGAGCTCGGCCTGAAGGAGAGCACGGTCGAGACCTACATCAAGCGCGCGGCGGTCAAGCTCGGCATCAGCGGGCGGCACGGGCTCAGGAAATGGATGATCGACGAACGCGTGCCGTGCGCGTCGGCTGCGTGA
- a CDS encoding alpha/beta fold hydrolase yields MHESTAAALDASDSILDLRVLSTIRAFRHLAASLPGPVRLCLFDDASDRPASDARDAQRVVAIAFARIGARDVRFEPDGAARLSSFELLMSRRISAAFDYRYDHFDTPQRLACAQREAEDFDFDVLSAGVERVRIAREAGVSLSAYAGSHRDRPAVVLALPCGMPLDLCQRWFDALAERHFVLTWETRALFGACDAFDAARTDIDAQADDLFAVMDRFGVDRAHLMGICGGAVVALQAALAQPARAVSLNLWYGDYNLSDDALRTMHQRNYAWLMEAAAQGRDVAQDVQRRFADPSTLVTVPAEIAHAALYPYANAELMYRYAKLSDALNKVDALALLPRVSVPTMVVAGDDDEIAHCGGSVFAAGRIPGARLEVEVGGSHPKLFRASPVSAARALKFLAGHA; encoded by the coding sequence ATGCACGAATCGACCGCCGCCGCACTGGACGCGTCCGACTCGATCCTCGACTTGCGCGTGCTGAGCACGATCCGCGCGTTCCGGCATCTCGCCGCGAGCCTGCCGGGGCCGGTTCGCCTGTGCCTGTTCGACGATGCGTCCGATCGCCCGGCGTCCGATGCGCGCGACGCGCAGCGCGTCGTCGCGATCGCGTTCGCACGCATCGGCGCGCGCGACGTGCGGTTCGAACCGGACGGCGCGGCACGCCTGTCGTCGTTCGAACTGTTGATGAGCCGGCGCATCAGCGCGGCGTTCGATTACCGCTACGATCACTTCGACACGCCGCAGCGCCTGGCCTGCGCGCAGCGCGAGGCGGAAGACTTCGACTTCGATGTGCTGAGCGCCGGCGTCGAGCGGGTGCGGATCGCGCGCGAGGCGGGCGTTTCGCTGTCCGCGTATGCGGGCTCGCATCGCGACCGGCCCGCGGTCGTGCTCGCGCTGCCGTGCGGGATGCCGCTCGACCTGTGCCAGCGCTGGTTCGACGCGCTCGCCGAGCGCCACTTCGTGCTGACCTGGGAAACGCGCGCGCTGTTCGGCGCGTGCGATGCGTTCGACGCGGCCCGCACCGACATCGACGCGCAGGCCGACGACCTGTTCGCCGTGATGGACCGCTTCGGCGTCGATCGCGCGCACCTGATGGGCATCTGCGGCGGCGCCGTCGTCGCGTTGCAGGCGGCGCTCGCGCAGCCGGCGCGGGCGGTGTCGCTGAACCTGTGGTACGGCGACTACAACCTGTCGGACGACGCGCTGCGGACGATGCATCAGCGCAACTACGCGTGGCTGATGGAAGCCGCCGCGCAGGGGCGCGACGTCGCGCAGGACGTGCAGCGCAGGTTCGCCGATCCATCGACGCTCGTGACCGTTCCGGCCGAGATCGCGCACGCGGCGCTCTATCCGTATGCGAATGCCGAGCTGATGTACCGGTATGCGAAGTTGAGCGATGCGCTCAACAAGGTCGACGCCCTTGCGTTGCTGCCGCGCGTCAGCGTGCCGACGATGGTCGTCGCGGGCGACGACGACGAGATTGCGCATTGCGGCGGGTCGGTGTTCGCCGCCGGGCGGATTCCGGGCGCGCGGCTCGAAGTGGAGGTGGGCGGCAGTCATCCGAAACTGTTTCGCGCGTCGCCCGTGTCGGCGGCGCGCGCACTCAAGTTTCTTGCGGGCCACGCGTGA
- a CDS encoding AMP-binding protein, with protein sequence MDDFCRANLPPAEDWPTFVFELPGLQFPPFLNCAAALLDAAVDERGWGDRVAITTGSGITWSYRELRDAANRIANLLVHDAGLVAGNRVLLHGANHPMLAAAWFGVVKAGGVAVATMPKLRAGELSTIIARARVTHVICEAGLSAELDAAMASLQWRGDVRRYDTDDVHPRDGWLSGYSDDFTAAETRADDPCLIAFTSGTTGEPKATVHFHRDVMAACHCFPQHVLRPTADDVFCGSPPLAFTFGLGALLLFPVSVGASVVLLPKAGPEQLLAAVERHRVSILFTAPAAYRAMLGHLDHHDVSSLRKCVSAGEALPPWTRDAWQIRTGLHLIDGIGSTEMLHIFASTGDTGTKDGAIGKAVPGYRLAVVDEHGRCLPPHEIGYLAVQGPTGCRYLNDARQRDYVKHGWNLTGDSAYLDEDGYLFYQARADDMIITSGYTVSPGEVEQALLRHPDIAECGVVGHVDERGGTLICAHVVLRPGVDGSDALTSQLQQHVKSVIAPYKCPHRVAYHAAGLPRNESGKLRRAVLRQQANGATSPLNHAVQNELAL encoded by the coding sequence ATGGACGACTTTTGCCGCGCGAATTTGCCCCCTGCCGAGGATTGGCCGACGTTCGTCTTCGAATTGCCGGGGCTGCAGTTTCCGCCGTTTCTCAATTGCGCCGCCGCGCTGCTGGATGCCGCCGTCGACGAGCGCGGCTGGGGCGATCGGGTGGCGATCACGACCGGGTCGGGCATCACGTGGTCGTATCGCGAATTGCGCGATGCCGCCAACCGGATCGCCAACCTGCTCGTTCATGACGCGGGCCTCGTGGCCGGCAACCGGGTGCTGCTGCACGGCGCGAATCACCCGATGCTGGCCGCCGCGTGGTTCGGCGTGGTCAAGGCCGGCGGCGTCGCCGTCGCCACGATGCCGAAGCTGCGCGCGGGAGAACTGTCGACCATCATCGCGCGGGCCCGGGTCACGCACGTCATCTGCGAAGCCGGGCTGTCCGCCGAACTCGACGCGGCGATGGCGAGCCTGCAGTGGCGCGGCGACGTTCGACGCTACGACACGGACGACGTTCATCCGCGCGACGGCTGGCTCAGCGGCTATTCGGATGACTTCACGGCCGCCGAAACGCGCGCGGACGATCCCTGCCTGATCGCGTTCACGTCGGGAACGACCGGGGAACCGAAGGCCACCGTTCATTTTCATCGCGACGTGATGGCGGCCTGCCACTGCTTTCCGCAGCACGTGCTCCGGCCCACGGCCGACGACGTCTTCTGCGGATCGCCGCCGCTCGCGTTCACGTTCGGCCTCGGCGCGCTGCTGCTGTTTCCGGTCAGCGTCGGCGCGAGCGTCGTGCTGTTGCCGAAAGCGGGCCCGGAACAGCTGCTGGCCGCCGTCGAGCGACATCGGGTCAGCATCCTGTTTACGGCGCCGGCGGCCTATCGGGCCATGCTCGGCCATCTCGACCATCACGACGTGTCGTCCCTGCGCAAATGCGTGTCGGCGGGCGAGGCGCTGCCGCCATGGACGCGCGACGCGTGGCAGATCCGCACCGGCCTGCACCTGATCGACGGCATCGGGTCGACCGAGATGCTGCACATCTTCGCGTCGACCGGCGACACCGGCACGAAGGACGGCGCGATCGGCAAGGCGGTGCCCGGTTACCGCCTTGCCGTCGTGGACGAGCACGGCCGGTGCCTGCCGCCCCACGAGATCGGCTACCTGGCCGTGCAGGGGCCGACCGGATGCCGCTACCTGAACGACGCGCGGCAACGCGACTACGTCAAGCACGGCTGGAACCTGACGGGCGACAGCGCCTACCTGGACGAGGACGGCTATCTGTTCTACCAGGCCCGCGCGGACGACATGATCATCACCTCCGGCTACACGGTGTCGCCCGGCGAAGTGGAGCAGGCGCTGCTGCGCCATCCGGATATCGCCGAATGCGGCGTCGTCGGGCACGTCGACGAGCGGGGCGGCACGCTCATCTGCGCGCACGTGGTGCTGCGCCCGGGCGTCGACGGCTCGGACGCGTTGACGTCGCAGCTGCAGCAGCACGTGAAAAGCGTGATCGCGCCGTACAAGTGTCCGCATCGCGTGGCCTATCACGCCGCCGGCTTGCCCCGCAACGAATCGGGCAAATTGCGGCGCGCCGTGCTCCGGCAGCAGGCCAACGGCGCGACGAGTCCCCTGAATCACGCAGTCCAAAACGAGCTAGCGCTATGA
- a CDS encoding 3-oxoacyl-ACP synthase III family protein has protein sequence MQHDGGLTVHNVRIASLACRLPARQVPNDDPVFAGVEPIPAEWWQFWGIESRHMIDPDAGESELALAERTARDALARAGVDPAELDLVLFNMTSPFVSLADGRRRFAPRLSRALRDRLGATRALDADIEMECASFVLQLQLAANLIKQGRVKRALVCSSERMSAVVDYTSKSSTNFGDGAAAAVLVAEPADPDGADWLDAAYHSDATRYDLVTMQWRNAQAAADDDAETGADNPFGVYFTLKPEAQEAISRFMPVAIPDIVERLLHRSGTGIADVDAMVFHQPSALLVRSWAQRLGLRPDQYVIRVADCACLVSAAVPFALAESIRQGVIRPGSKVVIAGAGAGWGFGAQLWRWGETVVSDAGGAVAAVTEQEGQA, from the coding sequence CTGCAGCACGATGGAGGTCTGACGGTGCACAACGTCCGAATCGCAAGTCTCGCCTGCCGCCTGCCGGCCCGCCAGGTACCCAACGACGATCCCGTCTTCGCGGGCGTCGAGCCCATTCCGGCGGAATGGTGGCAATTCTGGGGCATCGAATCGCGCCACATGATCGACCCCGATGCCGGCGAATCCGAACTCGCGCTGGCCGAGCGCACGGCCCGCGACGCCCTCGCGCGCGCCGGCGTGGACCCCGCCGAACTCGACCTGGTGCTGTTCAACATGACGTCGCCGTTCGTGTCGCTCGCCGACGGCCGGCGCCGGTTCGCGCCGCGGCTCTCGCGCGCGCTGCGCGACCGGCTCGGCGCCACGCGCGCACTCGATGCCGATATCGAGATGGAGTGCGCGAGCTTCGTGCTGCAACTGCAGCTCGCCGCCAACCTCATCAAGCAAGGGCGCGTGAAACGGGCGCTGGTGTGCTCGTCGGAGCGCATGTCGGCGGTGGTCGACTACACGAGCAAGTCGTCGACGAACTTCGGCGACGGCGCGGCCGCGGCCGTGCTCGTCGCGGAGCCGGCCGACCCCGACGGCGCCGACTGGCTGGATGCCGCGTATCACAGCGACGCCACCCGCTACGACCTCGTGACGATGCAGTGGCGCAATGCGCAGGCCGCAGCCGACGACGACGCGGAAACCGGCGCCGACAACCCGTTCGGCGTGTATTTCACGCTCAAGCCCGAAGCGCAGGAGGCGATCTCGCGTTTCATGCCGGTGGCCATTCCCGACATCGTCGAGCGCCTGCTGCACCGGAGCGGCACCGGCATCGCCGACGTCGATGCGATGGTGTTCCACCAGCCTTCCGCGCTGCTCGTGCGCTCATGGGCGCAGCGGCTCGGGCTCAGGCCCGATCAGTACGTGATTCGCGTGGCCGATTGCGCGTGCCTCGTGTCGGCCGCCGTGCCGTTCGCGCTGGCCGAGTCGATCCGGCAGGGCGTGATCCGGCCCGGATCGAAGGTCGTGATTGCCGGCGCGGGCGCGGGCTGGGGCTTCGGTGCGCAATTGTGGCGCTGGGGCGAAACCGTCGTGTCCGATGCGGGCGGTGCGGTCGCCGCCGTGACGGAACAGGAGGGCCAGGCATGA
- a CDS encoding ketoacyl-ACP synthase III, with amino-acid sequence MSARLVIAGFGHALPERIVGNDEVAGMIDTSDAFIRERTGVVARRYLAPDQHLADLACPAAERAMADAGVTAHDVDLLIVNTLSPDHHDPSQACYIQPRLGLREVPCFDIRAQCSGGLYGLEIARHFLASGLYRNVLLVCAEALSRRIDTSNAGRNLSILLSDGAAALLLQATDEPARGLIDLTLGADGTQFDLLATEAPGARRPRFIDADDIAAGRHHFRMKGAPMFEDATRRIVDACRQMLDKHRLTIGDIGLVVPHQPNLRILDAVIERLGLPRERCMISVDQLGNMASAAFPVALSLAREQGRMPAGQLNLLVTYGAGATWACALYRS; translated from the coding sequence ATGAGCGCCCGTCTCGTCATCGCCGGTTTCGGCCATGCGCTGCCCGAGCGGATCGTCGGCAACGACGAAGTCGCCGGCATGATCGACACCAGCGACGCGTTCATTCGCGAACGCACCGGCGTCGTCGCGCGACGCTATCTCGCCCCCGATCAGCATCTGGCGGATCTCGCCTGCCCGGCCGCGGAACGCGCAATGGCCGACGCGGGCGTCACGGCGCACGACGTCGACCTGCTGATCGTCAACACGCTGTCGCCCGATCATCACGACCCGTCGCAGGCGTGCTACATCCAGCCCCGGCTCGGCTTGCGGGAGGTGCCGTGCTTCGACATCCGCGCGCAATGCAGCGGCGGGCTCTACGGGCTCGAGATCGCGCGCCACTTCCTCGCGAGCGGCTTGTATCGCAACGTGCTGCTGGTCTGCGCCGAGGCGCTGTCGCGGCGCATCGACACGAGCAACGCCGGGCGCAACCTGTCGATCCTGCTGAGCGACGGCGCCGCCGCGCTGCTGCTGCAGGCGACGGACGAGCCGGCGCGCGGGCTCATCGACCTGACGCTCGGCGCCGACGGCACCCAGTTCGACCTGCTCGCCACCGAGGCGCCCGGCGCGCGACGCCCGCGCTTCATCGACGCGGACGACATCGCGGCCGGCCGCCACCACTTCCGGATGAAAGGCGCGCCGATGTTCGAAGACGCGACGCGCCGCATCGTCGACGCGTGCCGGCAGATGCTCGACAAGCACCGGCTGACGATCGGGGACATCGGCCTGGTCGTGCCGCACCAGCCGAACCTGCGCATCCTCGACGCGGTCATCGAGCGGCTCGGGCTGCCCCGCGAGCGCTGCATGATCTCCGTCGATCAACTGGGCAACATGGCGAGCGCGGCGTTTCCGGTCGCGCTCTCCCTCGCCCGCGAGCAAGGCCGCATGCCGGCCGGCCAGCTCAACCTCCTCGTGACCTACGGCGCGGGCGCGACATGGGCCTGCGCGCTCTATCGGAGCTGA